The Antarcticibacterium sp. 1MA-6-2 genome has a window encoding:
- a CDS encoding PleD family two-component system response regulator, with the protein MSEKTKILVVDDDSGIGEMLKTLLEFYGFEVTVTELPDSAESIIAEKQIEVVMLDMLISGVNGTDVCSRLRNNKETENIPILMMSALHNAGDKCKKAGADDFIAKPFEMDELISKIREIVEKRKNSVS; encoded by the coding sequence ATGAGTGAAAAAACTAAAATACTGGTCGTAGATGACGACTCGGGAATTGGAGAAATGCTGAAAACCTTATTAGAGTTTTATGGATTTGAGGTAACAGTGACAGAACTTCCCGATAGTGCTGAAAGCATAATTGCAGAAAAGCAAATTGAGGTGGTCATGTTAGATATGCTCATTTCCGGAGTAAACGGTACAGATGTCTGTTCCAGGTTAAGAAATAATAAAGAGACAGAAAATATTCCTATCTTAATGATGTCTGCTCTTCACAATGCCGGAGATAAATGTAAAAAGGCCGGGGCAGATGATTTTATTGCCAAGCCTTTTGAAATGGATGAACTTATTTCTAAGATAAGAGAAATTGTAGAAAAAAGAAAAAATTCTGTTTCGTAA
- a CDS encoding DUF5117 domain-containing protein, protein MIRKISAIGVIAALCFGCQSQGKVAENPQANSSNSSTSFKKSTGDLKAYHEVIAGAAKSDEGLFTTHRMGDKLYFEIPLTLLDKDMLLVSRIARVPSGFGGGYVNAGSKVNEQVIRWTQRGNFIDVKVISFENQSDENSPIYQSVAANNFFPILYSAKISAYSEDKSAVVVEVNSLFETDIEAINGVSSSLKKRYKVKKLDQNRSYIESAQAYPKNVEIKHVMTYEAEEPPERSQAGTISLLMNQSMILLPDDMMQPRLADYRVGWFTTQKYNYDSEELKSDDYEIIRRWRLVPKDVEAYKRGELVEPVKPIVYYLDPGTPEKWRPYFKQGIEDWNVAFEAAQF, encoded by the coding sequence ATGATCAGGAAAATATCGGCAATAGGTGTTATTGCCGCACTTTGTTTTGGCTGTCAAAGTCAGGGTAAAGTTGCAGAAAACCCACAGGCAAACTCTTCTAATTCCTCCACAAGTTTTAAAAAATCTACAGGTGATCTCAAAGCATATCATGAAGTTATTGCCGGAGCGGCAAAAAGTGATGAAGGCCTTTTCACCACCCACCGGATGGGAGACAAATTGTATTTTGAAATCCCTCTTACTCTATTAGACAAGGATATGCTCCTGGTAAGCAGGATTGCCAGGGTCCCCTCGGGATTTGGAGGAGGTTATGTTAATGCTGGCTCCAAAGTGAACGAGCAGGTAATTCGCTGGACGCAAAGAGGAAATTTTATAGATGTAAAAGTTATAAGCTTTGAGAACCAAAGCGACGAAAATTCCCCTATCTATCAGTCGGTTGCAGCAAACAATTTCTTTCCAATCCTTTACAGCGCAAAAATTTCGGCTTATAGTGAGGACAAGTCTGCAGTTGTTGTTGAGGTAAACAGCTTGTTTGAAACAGATATTGAAGCTATAAATGGAGTTTCTTCGTCTCTTAAGAAGAGATATAAAGTGAAGAAGCTGGACCAAAACAGGTCCTATATCGAATCTGCTCAGGCTTATCCGAAGAATGTAGAGATTAAACATGTAATGACATATGAAGCTGAAGAACCGCCGGAAAGAAGTCAGGCGGGCACTATTTCTCTTCTTATGAACCAGTCTATGATCTTACTTCCGGACGATATGATGCAGCCGAGGCTGGCTGATTATCGCGTAGGGTGGTTTACAACACAAAAGTACAATTATGATTCTGAGGAACTGAAGTCCGATGATTATGAGATTATTCGAAGATGGAGGTTGGTACCTAAGGACGTGGAGGCTTATAAAAGAGGAGAACTTGTTGAGCCTGTTAAGCCTATCGTATATTACCTTGACCCGGGCACACCTGAGAAATGGCGACCTTATTTTAAGCAGGGGATAGAAGACTGGAACGTAGCATTTGAAGCTGCTCAGTTTTAA
- a CDS encoding zinc-dependent metalloprotease: MKLLSFKNAIIAKDPPTKEEDPEFSPEDVRYSVVRYVASTTRNAVGPSVTDPRTGEIIESDIIWYHNHLRSYRNRFMIEAGAQNPAARSLNTPEKEIGEMMRMVIAHEVGHALGLPHNMKASAAYPTDSLRSATFTQKYGLTPSIMDYARVNYIAQPEDKGVRYIRMMGPYDLYAINWGYRFLPEANSPQEEKKVLDKWILDKAGDRVYEFGGGYDGVDPQSQRESLGADQVKAGEYGLANLKKVVPNLVEWTAKDGYGYDELAEVYGELTGMWRGYISHVIANVGGVYETRKTSDQQGVIYTPVPQDIQKKAVSFLNKDAFTTPDWLLNQDLLNRIESAGAIERIQSLQTRSLDNLLDKDRLKRMVTNEQVNGGEAYTVVELMNDLRKGIFAELYSSKKVDAYRRNIQRSYVDAATNYVQKLKEEDSEGILKSDIIALMRGEMERLRRDINQRRSNTNDSLTRYHWNDLVARIDASLKTDA; this comes from the coding sequence TTGAAGCTGCTCAGTTTTAAAAATGCCATAATAGCTAAAGATCCACCTACAAAAGAAGAAGATCCGGAGTTTAGTCCTGAAGACGTAAGATATAGTGTTGTAAGATATGTTGCCAGTACTACAAGGAATGCTGTAGGGCCTTCAGTGACAGATCCCCGTACAGGAGAGATCATTGAGAGTGACATCATATGGTATCACAACCACCTTCGTTCCTATAGAAATAGGTTTATGATTGAAGCAGGTGCTCAAAACCCCGCAGCAAGAAGCCTTAACACGCCAGAGAAGGAAATAGGAGAAATGATGAGAATGGTAATCGCTCATGAAGTTGGTCACGCGCTTGGTCTACCGCATAACATGAAAGCAAGTGCCGCTTATCCAACAGATTCTTTAAGGTCTGCTACATTTACACAAAAATATGGTCTTACTCCATCAATTATGGATTACGCAAGGGTTAACTATATAGCTCAACCTGAAGATAAAGGAGTTCGATACATAAGAATGATGGGGCCTTATGATTTATACGCCATAAACTGGGGTTACAGGTTTCTTCCGGAAGCAAATTCTCCTCAGGAAGAAAAAAAGGTTCTGGACAAATGGATTCTGGATAAAGCCGGGGATCGAGTCTACGAGTTTGGGGGAGGTTATGATGGTGTAGATCCTCAGTCTCAAAGAGAAAGTCTGGGAGCTGACCAGGTAAAAGCAGGGGAATATGGTTTAGCCAATCTTAAAAAAGTGGTTCCAAATCTCGTGGAATGGACTGCAAAGGATGGATATGGCTATGATGAACTTGCAGAAGTGTACGGGGAATTGACCGGTATGTGGAGAGGATATATTTCTCACGTCATAGCTAACGTGGGAGGAGTTTATGAAACCCGTAAAACTTCCGATCAGCAAGGTGTTATTTACACTCCTGTTCCACAAGATATTCAAAAGAAGGCAGTGAGTTTTCTGAATAAAGATGCCTTCACTACTCCAGACTGGTTATTGAATCAGGACTTATTGAATAGAATTGAATCTGCAGGGGCTATAGAGCGAATTCAAAGTTTGCAAACACGTTCTTTGGATAACCTTTTAGATAAAGACAGGTTGAAACGAATGGTAACCAATGAACAGGTAAATGGAGGAGAGGCTTATACTGTTGTTGAACTTATGAACGACCTTAGAAAAGGTATTTTCGCCGAACTGTACAGCTCCAAAAAAGTGGATGCTTATCGTAGAAATATACAGAGATCGTATGTTGATGCAGCGACCAACTATGTTCAAAAGTTGAAAGAAGAGGATAGTGAGGGTATTTTAAAAAGTGACATTATAGCTTTAATGAGAGGCGAAATGGAGAGATTGAGAAGAGATATTAATCAAAGGAGATCCAACACAAATGATTCTTTGACCCGATACCACTGGAATGATCTAGTGGCAAGAATTGATGCCAGCCTTAAGACGGATGCTTAG
- a CDS encoding TIGR03915 family putative DNA repair protein: MQRQSINFIYDGSFEGLLTCIFVAYEQKLQITRIYTEENAQPDFFAEIHEVITDTGKAERVHKGLESKIDSKGFQQLFYTFLSELPGVEMLIFEVAKLAFAQDTFSIKDYGNPLVLKVAQTAKMVDREKHRMEAFVRFKLTKDQIYFSLISPDFNVLPLILSHFESRYADQKWVIYDSGRNFGIFYDLEKAVYINLKDYDNHNNRSQNKGIFDDSEKEFENLWQNYFNSVNIQSRKNSRLHVQHVPKRYWKYLSEKRPLHK, translated from the coding sequence ATGCAGCGGCAGAGCATAAACTTTATTTACGACGGAAGTTTTGAAGGTCTCCTCACCTGCATCTTTGTTGCTTACGAACAAAAACTTCAGATTACTCGTATTTATACTGAAGAAAATGCACAACCCGATTTTTTTGCTGAAATCCACGAGGTGATAACAGATACTGGAAAAGCTGAAAGAGTTCACAAAGGATTAGAGTCTAAAATAGATTCTAAAGGATTTCAGCAATTATTTTACACCTTCCTTAGTGAACTTCCGGGAGTGGAAATGCTAATCTTTGAAGTTGCTAAACTTGCTTTTGCACAAGATACCTTCAGCATAAAAGATTATGGAAATCCATTAGTTTTGAAAGTCGCACAAACAGCCAAAATGGTGGACAGAGAGAAGCACCGGATGGAGGCTTTTGTGAGATTTAAGCTGACCAAGGATCAAATCTATTTTTCTCTTATATCTCCTGATTTTAATGTTTTACCGCTCATTTTGAGTCACTTTGAATCTCGATATGCCGATCAAAAATGGGTAATTTATGATTCAGGAAGAAATTTTGGAATATTTTATGATTTGGAAAAAGCTGTTTATATCAATTTAAAGGATTATGATAATCACAATAATAGGAGCCAAAATAAAGGAATATTTGATGATTCTGAAAAAGAATTTGAGAATTTATGGCAGAACTACTTTAATAGCGTGAACATCCAGTCCCGTAAAAATTCCCGATTACACGTTCAACACGTTCCAAAGAGGTACTGGAAGTATTTAAGTGAGAAGAGACCTTTGCATAAATAA
- a CDS encoding putative DNA modification/repair radical SAM protein, with the protein MSFERIKEKLNILADAAKYDISCSSSGSKRSNKNKGLGNSDGMGICHSYTEDGRCVSLLKILLTNHCIFDCAYCVTRKSNDIPRAAFKVQEVVDLTMNFYRRNYIEGLFLSSGIFKSPDHTMERLVQVAKKLRQEENFHGYIHLKSIPGASDELMLKAGLYADRLSVNIEIPTVSGLKLLAPDKKHEDFTKPMLAVQTGIEKYNNERKIIRSTPKYAPAGQSTQMIVGATGESDRDVMFSAAYYYKKYQMKRVYYSGYIPVANDNRLPALGTPVPILRESRLYQTDWLLRFYGFDVRELFNEDHQNLDLDIDPKLSWALRNREMFPLDINKAEKALLLRIPGMGLKSVSKIIEARRFRKLNWEHLKKIGVALNRAKYFITCDSRDWVKQDLSGIQIKGLVLQNSESKFRKEYSSQLSLF; encoded by the coding sequence ATGTCATTTGAAAGAATTAAAGAGAAGCTGAACATCCTGGCAGATGCCGCCAAATATGATATCTCCTGTTCCAGTAGTGGAAGCAAAAGATCCAATAAGAATAAAGGACTGGGGAACAGCGACGGTATGGGAATTTGCCATAGTTATACGGAGGATGGCCGCTGTGTATCTCTCCTTAAGATCCTTCTTACTAACCACTGCATTTTTGACTGCGCATACTGTGTTACGAGGAAAAGCAATGATATTCCCCGGGCAGCTTTTAAAGTACAGGAAGTGGTAGACCTGACAATGAACTTCTACCGCCGCAATTATATTGAAGGACTCTTCCTTAGCTCAGGAATATTTAAAAGCCCTGACCACACTATGGAACGTCTTGTGCAGGTAGCAAAAAAGTTGAGACAGGAAGAAAACTTTCATGGCTATATTCACTTAAAATCTATTCCCGGAGCAAGTGACGAGCTAATGCTGAAGGCTGGATTATATGCAGACAGGCTATCAGTCAATATCGAGATTCCTACCGTGTCAGGACTTAAATTGTTGGCACCGGATAAAAAGCACGAAGACTTTACTAAGCCTATGCTTGCTGTTCAAACAGGAATAGAAAAATATAACAATGAGCGCAAGATCATCAGAAGCACTCCAAAATATGCTCCCGCAGGTCAAAGCACGCAAATGATCGTTGGTGCCACAGGAGAAAGTGATCGGGATGTGATGTTTTCTGCAGCTTATTATTACAAAAAATATCAGATGAAGCGGGTGTATTATTCGGGTTACATTCCGGTGGCAAATGACAACAGGTTGCCTGCATTGGGCACTCCTGTACCTATCCTACGAGAGAGCAGGCTTTATCAAACAGATTGGCTTCTGCGTTTTTATGGATTTGATGTACGTGAATTATTTAATGAAGATCACCAAAATCTGGATTTAGATATTGATCCAAAACTTAGCTGGGCATTGCGAAACAGGGAGATGTTTCCATTGGATATAAATAAAGCTGAAAAGGCTCTCCTGCTGCGTATTCCCGGAATGGGTTTAAAGAGTGTTTCTAAAATTATTGAAGCCCGCAGGTTTCGAAAACTCAACTGGGAACACCTTAAGAAAATAGGCGTGGCATTAAATAGGGCTAAATACTTTATTACCTGTGATTCCCGGGATTGGGTGAAGCAGGATTTAAGCGGAATTCAAATAAAAGGCCTGGTATTGCAAAATTCTGAAAGTAAGTTCCGGAAAGAATATTCTTCTCAATTAAGTCTTTTCTGA